The genomic interval AATCAACAGGCCTAAGGCTCTTAACGCTTTAAATGCGGAAACGCTTGAAGAAATTAAAAAAACTATGGAATGTATCGGAGAAGATGAGGCGGTAAAGGGCGTTATTATAACAGGAGCAGGTGAAAAATCATTTGTTGCAGGCGCCGACATTTCACAGTTTGTACCTCTTGACGCTATCGGCGGAAGGAAATGCGCTCAACTCGGTCAGGCTGCATGCTCTTCAATAGAAAAACTTGAAAAACCTGTTATTGCCGCTGTTAACGGATATGCGCTCGGCGGCGGAAACGAAATCTCAATGGCATGCGATATAAGGATAGCAAGCACAAAGGCAGTTTTCGGACAGCCTGAAGTTAACCTCGGCAGTATGCCTTGCTTCGGTGGAACGCAGCGTTTGACAAGGC from Anaerotignum faecicola carries:
- a CDS encoding enoyl-CoA hydratase-related protein codes for the protein MNRPKALNALNAETLEEIKKTMECIGEDEAVKGVIITGAGEKSFVAGADISQFVPLDAIGGRKCAQLGQAACSSIEKLEKPVIAAVNGYALGGGNEISMACDIRIASTKAVFGQPEVNLGSMPCFGGTQRLTR